Proteins from a genomic interval of Nostoc sp. TCL240-02:
- a CDS encoding DUF4363 domain-containing protein, protein MNRFNPVLIVAAISMMTLVGCNKGDEPTAQTPPAGSSISDTTATPSATTTPDAAAIPSATTSPSAAAIPAKTTEFQGLQGVVTNTKTAVEAGNFTKAKGEFDKFEDFWSKVEDGVKAKSPTTYKEIEDKSDEVKAGLKTSAPNKSKLLTALGVLNKDVTSVAKP, encoded by the coding sequence ATGAATCGTTTTAATCCAGTACTGATAGTTGCTGCAATCAGCATGATGACTTTGGTTGGATGCAATAAGGGTGACGAACCTACTGCACAGACACCACCTGCCGGGAGTTCTATCTCAGATACAACAGCCACTCCCTCTGCGACAACCACCCCTGATGCAGCAGCCATTCCCTCTGCGACAACCTCCCCTAGTGCAGCAGCTATTCCTGCTAAAACAACTGAATTTCAAGGTCTACAAGGTGTTGTTACCAATACTAAGACCGCAGTTGAGGCGGGAAATTTTACCAAAGCTAAAGGGGAATTTGATAAATTTGAAGATTTCTGGTCAAAGGTTGAGGATGGAGTTAAAGCTAAATCTCCCACTACCTACAAAGAAATTGAAGATAAATCCGATGAGGTTAAGGCAGGACTGAAAACCTCTGCACCAAATAAATCGAAATTGTTAACAGCTTTAGGTGTTCTTAACAAGGATGTCACTAGTGTTGCCAAGCCTTAA
- a CDS encoding iron uptake porin: MLKVKVLWSFLQQAPFVVLVASFVGYGGLAIASPANNTTSKLENNQIEQSLESPATADVVAQVTSVSQLSDVQPTDWAFQALQSLVERYGCIAGYPNSTYRGNRAMTRYEFAAGLNACLQRVNELIATSTNDLVKKQDLATLQKLQEEFTAELATLRGRVDAVETRSAELEQHQFSTTTKLNGEAIFAVAGVVSGDNARGGKINRNPILGDRVRLNFDTSFTGKDLLRTRLQATNLNAYSANSTFTPEGDFRFAGGTFDNGNNNAVGVDALLYQFPLTQKTNVVVEANAGAIDDFTNTVNPYLDGDGGSGAFTQFGTRNPIYYLVNGTGLGIQHQFSKNLELSLGYLANDPANPQNQSGLFNGAYGAIAQLTVKPTDKFTLGLTYVNSYNNDFTANGSTGSNRANLRSALLNNPNLPDDLAAFSGADLPVSSNAYGAEASLQLSDKFILGGWAGYTNTRILASNGSGINRGSLDIWNWAVTLGFPDLGKKGNLAGIVVGMEPYVTSSSVAQIGKDKNNSYHLEAFYQYKVSDNITITPGVIWLTSPDNNSNNNDAVIGALRTTFTF; this comes from the coding sequence ATGTTAAAAGTAAAAGTTCTCTGGAGTTTTCTTCAGCAGGCTCCATTCGTTGTGCTTGTTGCTTCATTTGTTGGTTATGGTGGGCTGGCAATAGCATCTCCTGCAAATAATACTACATCAAAACTTGAAAATAACCAAATAGAGCAATCTCTAGAGTCTCCGGCAACTGCTGATGTTGTCGCGCAAGTTACTTCTGTATCTCAATTATCAGATGTGCAGCCAACTGATTGGGCATTTCAAGCGCTGCAATCATTAGTAGAACGTTACGGCTGTATTGCTGGATATCCTAATAGTACATATCGCGGTAATCGAGCGATGACGCGATATGAATTTGCGGCGGGTTTGAATGCCTGTCTACAACGCGTTAATGAACTGATTGCTACCTCAACTAATGATTTGGTTAAGAAACAAGATTTAGCCACATTACAAAAATTGCAAGAGGAATTTACCGCCGAACTAGCAACCCTGCGCGGTCGAGTTGATGCGGTGGAAACACGCAGTGCCGAACTGGAACAGCATCAGTTTTCTACCACTACCAAACTCAATGGTGAAGCGATTTTTGCAGTAGCAGGGGTTGTGTCAGGAGATAATGCTAGAGGAGGAAAAATCAATCGTAATCCTATTTTAGGCGATCGCGTCCGCCTCAACTTTGATACCAGCTTTACAGGCAAAGATTTACTCAGAACCCGGCTGCAAGCCACAAATCTGAATGCCTACTCTGCAAATTCTACATTTACGCCAGAAGGCGACTTCCGGTTTGCTGGTGGTACTTTTGATAATGGTAACAACAATGCTGTTGGGGTAGATGCGCTGTTGTATCAGTTTCCTCTCACTCAGAAAACAAATGTCGTCGTTGAAGCAAATGCAGGTGCAATCGATGATTTTACTAATACTGTTAACCCTTACTTAGATGGAGATGGTGGTAGCGGCGCTTTTACTCAGTTTGGCACTCGCAACCCTATTTACTATCTAGTTAATGGTACTGGTTTAGGAATTCAGCATCAGTTTAGCAAGAATCTAGAACTAAGTTTGGGGTATTTAGCTAACGATCCTGCTAATCCTCAAAATCAAAGTGGTTTATTCAACGGCGCTTATGGAGCTATAGCCCAGTTAACGGTCAAACCGACTGATAAATTCACCCTTGGTTTAACTTACGTTAATTCTTACAACAATGATTTCACTGCCAATGGTAGTACAGGCAGCAACCGTGCTAACCTGCGTTCGGCTTTACTGAATAATCCCAATTTACCAGATGATTTAGCTGCATTTTCTGGTGCCGATTTGCCAGTATCCAGTAATGCTTATGGTGCAGAAGCATCATTACAACTAAGTGATAAATTTATTTTGGGTGGCTGGGCTGGTTACACTAACACTCGGATCTTAGCAAGCAATGGAAGTGGAATTAATCGGGGAAGTCTTGATATCTGGAACTGGGCGGTTACTTTAGGATTCCCCGACCTTGGTAAAAAAGGGAATCTAGCTGGTATTGTGGTTGGTATGGAACCTTATGTGACAAGTTCCAGTGTTGCCCAAATTGGCAAAGACAAGAACAATTCCTATCATCTAGAAGCGTTCTACCAGTATAAGGTGAGCGACAATATTACCATTACTCCCGGAGTTATTTGGTTGACTTCGCCGGATAACAACAGCAATAACAATGATGCTGTCATTGGTGCATTGAGAACTACTTTTACTTTCTAA
- a CDS encoding mannose-1-phosphate guanyltransferase — protein MRAVLMAGGSGTRLRPLTCDLPKPMVPILNRPIAEHIINLLKRHQITEVIATLHYLPDVLRDYFQDGSDFGVQMTYAVEEDQPLGTAGCVKNIAELLDETFLVISGDSITDFDLTAAIAFHKQNKSKATLILTRVPNPIEFGVVITDQEGRISRFLEKPSSSEIFSDTVNTGTYILEPEILEYLPANVECDFSKDLFPLLLVKDEPMYGYIAQGYWCDVGHLDAYREAQYDALDRKVNLDCAYKEVSHELWIGQNTYIDQTAVIETPAVIGDNCRIGARVQIEAGTVIGDNVTIGADANLKRPIVWNGAFIGDEAHLSACVISRGARVDRRAHVLEAAVVGSLSTVGEEAQISPGVRVWPSKKIESGAVLNINLIWGNTAQRNLFGQRGVQGLANIDITPEFAVKLGSAYGSTLKPGSKVTVSRDQRNISRMVTRSLIAGLMSVGVDIQNLDATAIPIARTVIPTMSVTGGIHVRVHPDRPDYILIEFMDAKGINISKALEKKIEGAYFKEDMRRALIHEIGDVSYPSQVMERYCTAFEKLLHVHTLRNSRAKVVIDYVYAVSGAVLPQMLDKFGADAVVLNASVNKSAMSITDREGLLTQLGHVVEALKANFGVQVSANGEQLILVDESGYPIRGETLTALMVDMILTANPRGTVVVPVHASSAIEQVARRHDGRVIRTKANPTALMEACQKNPNVVLGGSGETGFIFPQLHPGFDSMFCIAKIIEMLTIQERSLAAARSELPRVIHKTYTVRCPWTAKGALMRYLVETHPAQNLELIDGVKICQPYDDSWLLVLPDASEPLVHLYANSNDREWVDETVRNYRTRVQSFVERQQEYQPAEV, from the coding sequence ATGCGTGCAGTACTGATGGCAGGGGGTTCGGGAACGCGGCTTCGCCCGTTAACTTGCGATCTGCCCAAACCGATGGTGCCAATCCTAAATCGACCAATTGCCGAACATATTATCAATCTTCTGAAGAGACATCAAATTACAGAAGTTATTGCGACATTGCATTATTTACCTGATGTCTTGCGAGACTATTTTCAAGATGGCAGCGATTTTGGTGTTCAGATGACTTATGCTGTCGAAGAAGATCAGCCTTTGGGTACAGCAGGGTGTGTGAAAAACATTGCTGAACTTCTAGATGAAACTTTTTTAGTCATTAGCGGTGATAGCATAACAGATTTTGACCTCACGGCTGCGATCGCATTTCACAAACAAAATAAGTCAAAAGCTACTTTGATTTTGACCAGAGTTCCCAATCCAATTGAATTTGGAGTGGTGATTACCGATCAGGAAGGACGAATTAGCCGATTTTTAGAAAAACCCTCTAGTAGTGAAATTTTTTCCGATACCGTCAACACTGGTACTTACATTCTCGAACCAGAAATTTTAGAATATCTACCAGCAAACGTTGAATGTGACTTTTCCAAAGACTTATTCCCCTTATTACTAGTAAAAGATGAGCCAATGTATGGTTACATCGCTCAAGGTTACTGGTGCGATGTTGGTCACTTAGATGCCTATCGGGAAGCTCAGTATGACGCATTAGATCGGAAGGTAAATCTCGATTGCGCCTACAAAGAAGTTTCTCATGAGTTATGGATAGGTCAAAATACTTACATCGACCAGACGGCTGTGATTGAAACCCCGGCAGTGATTGGTGATAATTGCCGCATCGGTGCAAGAGTGCAGATTGAAGCCGGAACCGTAATTGGCGATAACGTTACTATTGGCGCTGATGCCAATCTCAAACGTCCGATAGTGTGGAATGGGGCTTTTATTGGCGATGAAGCACATCTTTCTGCCTGTGTGATTTCCCGTGGCGCTCGTGTAGACCGCCGCGCCCATGTATTAGAAGCTGCTGTTGTGGGCTCGCTTTCCACGGTGGGAGAAGAAGCCCAAATTAGCCCTGGTGTGCGTGTTTGGCCGAGTAAAAAGATTGAGTCAGGCGCAGTTTTAAACATTAACTTGATTTGGGGAAACACCGCCCAACGAAATTTATTTGGACAACGTGGTGTGCAAGGATTAGCGAATATCGACATCACCCCAGAATTCGCCGTGAAATTGGGATCTGCTTACGGTTCTACCTTAAAACCTGGTTCTAAGGTAACTGTTTCCCGTGACCAGCGTAATATCTCTCGGATGGTGACGCGATCGCTGATTGCTGGTTTAATGTCAGTAGGTGTTGATATTCAAAACCTCGATGCCACAGCTATCCCCATTGCCCGCACGGTTATACCCACAATGTCCGTAACTGGTGGTATCCATGTGCGGGTACACCCCGATCGCCCTGACTACATTCTGATTGAATTCATGGATGCAAAGGGTATTAATATCTCCAAAGCCTTGGAAAAGAAAATTGAAGGGGCTTACTTTAAGGAGGATATGCGGCGGGCGCTAATTCATGAAATTGGTGATGTATCTTACCCCAGCCAAGTCATGGAGCGCTACTGCACTGCTTTTGAGAAACTTTTGCATGTTCATACGCTCCGCAACAGTCGCGCAAAAGTGGTGATTGACTATGTTTATGCGGTATCCGGGGCAGTTTTACCCCAAATGTTGGATAAATTTGGTGCTGATGCAGTGGTACTGAATGCCAGTGTCAATAAAAGTGCGATGTCAATCACCGATCGCGAAGGACTGCTAACTCAGTTAGGTCATGTTGTGGAGGCATTAAAAGCTAACTTTGGCGTGCAAGTATCCGCTAATGGAGAACAGCTGATTTTAGTTGATGAATCCGGCTACCCAATTCGTGGGGAAACTTTAACAGCACTGATGGTAGACATGATTCTGACAGCTAACCCCAGAGGAACGGTAGTAGTGCCGGTTCATGCTTCTAGTGCTATTGAACAAGTCGCCCGTCGTCATGATGGCAGGGTAATTCGCACCAAAGCCAACCCTACAGCTTTAATGGAAGCTTGTCAAAAAAATCCGAATGTGGTTTTGGGAGGTAGTGGAGAGACTGGTTTTATTTTCCCGCAACTGCATCCGGGATTTGATTCTATGTTCTGTATTGCAAAGATCATTGAGATGTTGACTATACAGGAGCGATCGCTTGCTGCTGCGCGATCGGAATTGCCTCGTGTAATTCACAAAACTTATACAGTCCGTTGTCCGTGGACAGCTAAGGGTGCTTTGATGCGTTACTTGGTGGAAACTCACCCAGCCCAAAACTTAGAACTCATTGATGGAGTGAAAATTTGTCAACCTTATGATGACAGTTGGTTGTTAGTTTTACCAGATGCTAGTGAACCACTGGTGCATCTGTATGCAAATAGCAACGATCGCGAATGGGTAGATGAGACTGTCAGAAATTACCGTACCCGTGTTCAGAGTTTTGTGGAAAGACAACAAGAATATCAACCAGCAGAAGTGTAA
- a CDS encoding peptidase, translating to MKRSFRKYHRILGIILSVPLMLTVLTGILTTFVREWSIGIGVPASFLLSIHTGEIFHLQGIYPILNGLGLLGLLVTGLNMSGLFGKKTRQNPNN from the coding sequence ATGAAACGTTCATTTCGTAAGTATCATCGTATCCTTGGCATCATCCTATCTGTGCCACTGATGTTAACCGTGCTGACTGGGATATTAACAACCTTTGTCCGCGAGTGGTCTATTGGTATAGGAGTTCCAGCTAGCTTCCTCTTGAGTATCCATACAGGCGAAATTTTTCATCTGCAAGGAATTTACCCAATTTTGAATGGATTAGGACTTTTGGGATTGTTGGTGACAGGATTAAATATGTCTGGTTTATTTGGTAAAAAAACTCGGCAAAATCCTAATAATTAA
- a CDS encoding glycosyltransferase, which translates to MRIIFKGAFYFYKKIISLLPTSTDPCVQIVDNSSASQHKHWYNYWQARLPPSWLHPLLILMWLLIGISLRLTNLTAKSPWTDEFSTLVFSLGNNFLSVPLDQAIAPDMLLQPLQPNPAASIGDVVHNLATQDSHPPLYFVLAHLWMKLFPSEGGLVSLFAARSLPAIFGAASIPCVYILGKVAFRSRLVGQLAAAMIAVSPYAVFLAQEARHYTLAILWVIGSLTCLVIATRHIQNRTPLPIWVALSWVAINALGIATHYFFTFTLYTEAVVLISLAWLQLQTSSKFSLLFSPPWRRIYAVAVGTLAAGLIWIPSLLENKDRGILTEWIRGSRVGLDWLSPIFQALGTLIAMISLLPVESSQALVVIPSGIVMLTFFIWAVPILLRGIKIQLQHPENRIMIQVFIGIAISAIALFLIFTYFLGIDLTRGARYNFVYYPAIVVSLGASLAVCWHPPQELMEREQGKNGIGSIGKWGINGKKAVMLIWLMGFFSAVTVICNLGYQKYYRPDLFVQLIQQVSPVPVLIATTHKSYIHTGEMMGVARELKLANSPQNSLFLLAHQYQDPNTSTIALENTLKTLPRPFDLWSVNFHAPVAEAVKTCVADTTSLPSVDGYEYELYHC; encoded by the coding sequence ATGAGAATCATTTTCAAAGGTGCATTTTATTTTTACAAAAAAATTATCTCGTTGCTACCTACATCTACTGACCCTTGTGTACAGATTGTAGATAATAGTTCTGCCTCACAACACAAGCACTGGTATAATTATTGGCAAGCTCGTCTCCCCCCTTCCTGGCTTCACCCTTTGCTGATTTTGATGTGGTTGCTCATCGGCATTAGCTTACGCCTAACCAACTTGACAGCAAAGTCTCCTTGGACTGATGAGTTTTCCACCTTGGTGTTTAGCTTGGGTAACAATTTTTTATCAGTACCCCTAGATCAAGCGATCGCACCTGATATGTTATTACAACCACTCCAACCAAACCCAGCAGCTAGTATTGGTGATGTGGTTCATAACTTAGCTACACAAGATAGTCACCCTCCACTGTATTTTGTGCTGGCTCACCTGTGGATGAAATTGTTTCCTAGCGAAGGCGGATTAGTATCGCTATTTGCAGCGCGATCGCTACCTGCTATATTCGGTGCTGCCTCAATACCGTGTGTTTACATATTAGGTAAAGTAGCATTTCGTTCGCGATTAGTGGGACAATTGGCTGCTGCCATGATCGCAGTATCACCCTACGCCGTATTTTTAGCACAAGAAGCACGTCATTACACTTTGGCAATCTTATGGGTGATTGGTTCGCTCACCTGCTTAGTAATTGCCACACGTCATATTCAAAACCGCACACCTTTACCTATATGGGTAGCACTTTCCTGGGTAGCAATTAATGCTTTAGGTATTGCTACTCATTATTTTTTCACCTTTACCCTCTACACAGAAGCCGTAGTTTTGATTTCTCTTGCTTGGCTTCAATTGCAAACTAGTAGCAAATTTTCTCTCCTCTTCTCTCCTCCCTGGCGGCGCATTTATGCCGTTGCGGTAGGTACTTTGGCGGCGGGTTTAATTTGGATACCAAGCTTGTTAGAGAATAAAGATCGTGGAATTTTAACCGAGTGGATTCGAGGTTCGCGCGTTGGACTAGATTGGTTAAGCCCAATTTTTCAAGCTTTAGGAACATTGATTGCAATGATTTCCCTGTTACCAGTTGAATCTTCTCAAGCTTTGGTGGTGATTCCTTCTGGAATAGTGATGCTGACTTTCTTTATTTGGGCAGTACCAATTTTGCTGCGTGGGATCAAAATTCAACTACAGCATCCAGAAAACCGGATTATGATTCAGGTGTTTATTGGAATTGCGATCAGTGCGATCGCTTTATTTTTGATCTTTACGTACTTTTTGGGTATTGACCTAACTAGAGGTGCTAGATATAACTTTGTTTACTATCCTGCGATCGTTGTCTCACTAGGTGCAAGTCTTGCAGTTTGTTGGCATCCTCCCCAAGAATTGATGGAAAGAGAACAAGGGAAAAATGGCATAGGAAGCATAGGTAAATGGGGAATAAACGGTAAAAAAGCCGTGATGTTAATTTGGCTAATGGGATTTTTTAGTGCAGTCACAGTAATCTGCAATCTCGGCTATCAAAAATATTATCGCCCTGACCTGTTTGTGCAACTCATCCAACAAGTATCCCCAGTACCAGTACTGATTGCCACTACTCACAAAAGTTATATACACACTGGGGAAATGATGGGGGTAGCTAGGGAGTTGAAACTTGCCAATTCGCCCCAAAATTCTTTGTTTCTCCTTGCCCATCAATATCAAGATCCGAATACTTCCACCATTGCTCTAGAAAATACCTTAAAGACGCTACCACGACCTTTTGATTTGTGGTCGGTAAACTTTCATGCCCCAGTAGCAGAAGCCGTCAAAACATGCGTCGCTGACACTACATCTTTGCCAAGCGTAGACGGCTACGAATACGAACTTTATCATTGTTAG
- a CDS encoding cell wall metabolism sensor histidine kinase WalK has protein sequence MVTIWGTATTIVYHFLSYNLYQKLDSEIITLANAAAHNLIAAPVDKKAINTKIPRILDNDDDGDLDIPWQDLHENHQGVEWFDTNARLLAKAGTTISRMSFTANFDISQHHKIRSITIPVYLHSLTGRKKKLQGYVRVSESTEELEEELDRVLWGFELGGLIVIILSGLGGWWLTRQSLQPIEQSIQQLKQFTADASHELRSPLTIIKTSVEVIMNYPDRIHPANLNKLEAISSASNQMTRLVEDLLLLARTDAVTSPKMIAWISIPLDELLEDLVEFLEPQAVSKEITLKSEISTEVFIKGEAIQLKRLFSNLLQNALHYTPKGGTVIVSLVKLERFVAIDVQDTGIGIAPEHIPLIFNRFWRADQARNQREGGLGLGLAIALAIARTHGGDITITSEIGVGSCFQVRLPLAS, from the coding sequence ATGGTAACAATTTGGGGGACTGCTACCACAATTGTTTATCATTTTTTATCTTATAATCTTTATCAAAAATTAGATAGTGAAATTATCACTTTAGCAAATGCAGCTGCTCATAACTTAATAGCAGCGCCAGTTGACAAAAAAGCAATTAATACTAAAATTCCTAGAATTTTAGATAATGATGATGATGGAGATTTAGATATTCCTTGGCAAGATTTACATGAAAATCATCAAGGAGTAGAATGGTTTGATACTAATGCTCGGCTATTGGCTAAGGCGGGAACCACTATTTCTCGAATGTCTTTTACTGCTAACTTTGACATCAGCCAACATCATAAAATTCGCAGTATTACTATTCCTGTTTATCTGCATAGTTTAACTGGAAGAAAAAAAAAGCTTCAAGGCTATGTGCGGGTAAGTGAATCTACAGAAGAATTAGAAGAAGAACTAGACAGAGTTTTATGGGGATTTGAGTTAGGAGGATTGATTGTAATAATTCTTAGCGGCTTAGGTGGTTGGTGGCTAACAAGACAATCTTTACAGCCAATTGAGCAAAGTATCCAGCAATTAAAACAGTTTACTGCCGATGCTTCCCACGAGTTGCGTAGTCCTTTAACAATTATTAAAACTTCGGTTGAAGTGATTATGAATTATCCAGACAGAATTCATCCAGCTAATTTAAATAAATTGGAAGCAATATCATCTGCAAGTAATCAAATGACTCGATTAGTAGAAGATTTACTTTTATTAGCTCGAACTGATGCAGTTACGAGTCCTAAAATGATTGCATGGATCAGTATTCCTTTAGATGAATTATTAGAGGATTTGGTAGAGTTTTTGGAACCGCAAGCAGTATCTAAGGAAATTACTCTCAAGTCAGAAATATCAACCGAAGTTTTTATCAAAGGTGAAGCTATTCAACTAAAGCGATTATTTTCTAATCTGTTGCAAAATGCCTTGCACTATACACCTAAAGGAGGGACTGTCATAGTTTCTCTGGTGAAACTTGAGCGGTTTGTAGCCATAGATGTTCAAGATACTGGTATTGGTATTGCTCCAGAACACATTCCGTTAATTTTTAATCGCTTTTGGAGGGCAGATCAAGCTCGAAATCAGCGAGAGGGAGGCTTAGGTTTAGGATTAGCTATTGCATTAGCGATCGCTAGAACTCATGGAGGAGATATTACCATCACCAGTGAAATCGGTGTTGGTAGCTGCTTTCAGGTACGTTTGCCATTAGCTTCTTAG
- a CDS encoding response regulator transcription factor: MKILLVEDEYRIAKALAEVLIDQNYLVDIASDGQAGWEFAKAFPYELIVLDLMLPKLDGITLCRQLRQEGYSTPILLLTAKDSSTDKVIGLDAGADDFVVKPFDLQELMARIRALLRRGITILPPVFEWEKLRLDPSSYEVTYNEQLVHLTPKEYRILELFLRHSHQVFNRNEILKHLWSFEEPPGEETIKVHIRSLRQKLKFAGANVDFIETIYGLGYRLKQTF; encoded by the coding sequence ATGAAAATTCTTTTAGTTGAAGATGAATATCGGATTGCAAAAGCACTTGCAGAAGTACTAATTGACCAAAATTATCTTGTTGATATTGCTAGCGATGGTCAAGCAGGATGGGAGTTTGCTAAAGCCTTTCCTTATGAGTTAATAGTGTTAGATTTGATGTTACCAAAGTTGGATGGTATAACTTTGTGTAGACAACTACGACAAGAAGGCTATTCTACACCTATTTTGTTACTAACTGCAAAAGACAGTAGCACAGACAAAGTAATCGGGTTAGACGCGGGAGCGGATGATTTTGTTGTCAAACCCTTTGATTTACAAGAACTAATGGCTCGGATTCGTGCTTTATTAAGGCGGGGAATTACTATTTTACCCCCTGTGTTTGAGTGGGAAAAATTGCGTTTAGATCCAAGTAGTTATGAAGTGACATACAATGAACAACTAGTACATCTGACTCCCAAAGAATATAGAATTTTAGAATTGTTTTTACGTCACAGTCATCAAGTGTTTAATCGCAACGAGATTCTGAAACATCTTTGGTCTTTTGAAGAGCCACCAGGAGAAGAAACAATCAAGGTTCATATTCGGAGTTTAAGACAAAAATTGAAATTTGCTGGAGCTAATGTTGATTTTATTGAGACAATATATGGTTTAGGTTATCGACTCAAACAAACTTTTTAA